A portion of the Chitinophagales bacterium genome contains these proteins:
- the idi gene encoding isopentenyl-diphosphate Delta-isomerase: protein MTEKPEYVILVDATGKKTGIEEKLTAHQKGLLHRAFSIFIFNHNKEILLQRRAYSKYHFAGLWTNACCSHPGPGEKILHAAIRRLNEELGIAASLQIKEHITYSFTDEKSGLIENEFDYLLTGTYNGRVAFNKEEVESIEWVSVPVLQKRINETPQHFTPWFLMAMEKADLIFSD from the coding sequence ATGACGGAAAAACCTGAATATGTAATATTGGTTGATGCAACCGGAAAAAAGACCGGCATTGAGGAAAAGTTAACGGCCCATCAAAAAGGATTACTTCACCGTGCCTTCAGCATCTTTATCTTCAATCACAATAAGGAAATACTGTTGCAAAGAAGGGCGTATAGCAAATATCACTTTGCAGGTCTTTGGACGAATGCCTGCTGCAGCCATCCAGGACCAGGTGAAAAAATTTTACATGCAGCCATAAGACGATTAAACGAGGAACTGGGAATTGCTGCTTCACTTCAAATAAAGGAACATATAACCTATTCTTTCACTGATGAGAAAAGCGGACTAATTGAAAATGAATTTGACTACCTGTTAACCGGAACTTATAATGGTAGGGTCGCTTTTAATAAAGAAGAAGTGGAGTCAATTGAATGGGTGTCTGTTCCTGTATTGCAAAAAAGAATAAACGAAACCCCACAGCATTTTACTCCCTGGTTTTTAATGGCGATGGAAAAGGCTGATCTGATATTTTCAGACTGA
- a CDS encoding amidohydrolase has translation MQKILALVVLIFLLNATYTGAQSIDAAINQKSENVLPKVIEWRRYFHEHPELSNREFQTSAYVAAYLKTLGLEVRMGIAKTGVVAILKGGKPGPVIALRADMDALPLTERTNVTFASHVTSEFNGAQVGVMHACGHDSHLAMLMGTATVLSDMKKDVQGTIVFLFQPAEEGAPGNEEGGAALMVKEGALDNPKVEAVFGLHIKSNIEIGTINYRSGAFMASSDWFTIKVTGKGAHGSQPWNGIDPIVVASQIIEGLQTIVSRQENIAKAPVVITIGKIEGGVRNNIIPETVTMDGTIRTLDTAMQQQVHRKIIQTATKIAEASGALAEVTITTKTLVTYNDQHLVKMMEPSLEKAIGKDHVVTADWTTEAEDFSYYSTKAPSFFFFVGGMPKGADPKDAPGHHTAAFYIDDSRLDVGVKAFCHLAFDYPERKK, from the coding sequence ATGCAAAAAATCCTGGCTCTTGTTGTTTTAATATTTCTTCTGAATGCTACCTATACAGGTGCTCAATCGATTGATGCCGCCATTAACCAAAAATCAGAAAATGTTTTGCCAAAGGTGATTGAATGGAGACGCTATTTTCATGAACACCCTGAATTATCCAACCGTGAATTTCAAACTTCCGCTTATGTGGCCGCCTATTTGAAAACTTTAGGATTGGAAGTGAGAATGGGTATTGCAAAAACAGGAGTTGTCGCAATTTTAAAGGGCGGAAAGCCAGGACCGGTTATCGCTTTACGAGCTGACATGGATGCTTTGCCGCTTACAGAGCGTACTAATGTAACCTTTGCATCGCATGTTACTTCGGAATTCAACGGTGCCCAGGTAGGTGTAATGCATGCATGCGGCCATGATTCACACCTTGCGATGCTTATGGGTACTGCAACCGTATTATCTGATATGAAGAAGGACGTGCAGGGAACCATCGTTTTTCTTTTTCAGCCTGCTGAAGAAGGTGCGCCTGGTAACGAAGAAGGCGGTGCAGCATTAATGGTTAAAGAAGGGGCGCTCGATAACCCAAAAGTTGAGGCAGTATTTGGTTTACACATTAAATCTAATATCGAGATCGGAACTATCAACTACCGCAGCGGTGCATTCATGGCGTCAAGTGACTGGTTTACCATAAAAGTAACCGGTAAGGGTGCGCATGGATCACAACCCTGGAATGGCATTGATCCCATAGTGGTTGCATCGCAGATCATAGAGGGGTTGCAAACGATTGTAAGCAGGCAGGAAAATATTGCAAAGGCTCCTGTGGTAATTACAATAGGAAAAATAGAAGGAGGCGTTCGTAATAATATTATTCCTGAAACGGTAACGATGGACGGCACCATTCGCACGCTCGATACCGCAATGCAGCAGCAAGTGCATAGAAAGATCATTCAAACTGCAACTAAAATTGCAGAAGCCTCGGGTGCTTTAGCTGAAGTAACTATCACTACTAAAACTTTGGTGACTTACAATGACCAGCATCTGGTTAAAATGATGGAACCCAGCCTCGAAAAGGCTATTGGAAAAGACCACGTTGTTACTGCCGACTGGACTACAGAGGCTGAGGATTTTTCTTATTACAGCACTAAGGCACCTTCTTTCTTTTTCTTTGTTGGTGGTATGCCAAAAGGTGCAGATCCAAAAGATGCGCCCGGTCATCATACGGCTGCTTTTTACATCGACGACAGCCGCCTCGACGTAGGGGTAAAAGCCTTTTGTCATCTTGCCTTTGATTATCCGGAGCGGAAAAAATAA